From a single Georhizobium profundi genomic region:
- a CDS encoding flagellin, producing the protein MSSLLTNTSAMSALQTLRSINSEMSTTQGRISSGMKVGEASDNAAYWSIATTMRSDNKALSSVQDALGLGAAKIDTAYTGMNAAIEVVDEIKTKLVAASEPGVDKAKVQKEITQLQEQLTSLTKSSSFNGENWLYHDDNNTASTKSVVGSFNRDASNNVSLTTLDIDTTTTSLIEVNASGAYVASGNGLLSNDLTYTTASGASASLSGVNVMNLDITDMSAGDLSNALSGVDSVLQSMTDAAADLGAVKKRVEMQNDFVSDLKTSINSGIGRLVDADMNEESTRLRALQTQQQLGIQALSIANSQSQNILQLFG; encoded by the coding sequence ATGTCGAGCCTTCTTACGAACACCTCTGCGATGTCTGCTCTGCAGACGCTGCGTTCGATCAATTCCGAAATGTCCACGACCCAGGGCCGCATCTCGTCGGGCATGAAAGTCGGCGAAGCTTCCGACAACGCCGCTTACTGGTCGATCGCAACCACCATGCGTTCGGACAACAAGGCACTCTCGTCGGTTCAGGACGCACTCGGCCTCGGCGCTGCCAAGATCGATACCGCTTATACTGGTATGAACGCCGCCATCGAAGTCGTTGACGAAATCAAGACCAAGCTGGTTGCAGCTTCCGAACCGGGCGTCGACAAGGCCAAGGTTCAGAAGGAAATCACGCAGCTCCAAGAGCAGCTGACCAGCCTGACCAAGTCCTCGTCGTTCAACGGCGAAAACTGGCTCTATCACGACGATAACAACACCGCTTCCACGAAGTCGGTCGTTGGTTCGTTCAACCGTGACGCCAGCAACAATGTCAGCCTGACGACACTCGACATCGACACGACCACGACGTCACTGATCGAAGTCAATGCTTCAGGCGCTTACGTTGCTTCCGGCAATGGTCTTCTGTCCAACGACCTGACTTACACCACTGCCAGCGGCGCTTCCGCATCGCTGAGCGGCGTGAACGTCATGAACCTCGACATCACAGACATGTCGGCTGGTGATCTTTCGAACGCTCTGTCGGGCGTCGACTCGGTTCTCCAGAGCATGACCGATGCCGCTGCCGATCTCGGTGCCGTAAAGAAGCGCGTCGAGATGCAAAACGACTTCGTGTCCGACCTGAAGACTTCCATCAACAGCGGTATCGGCCGCCTCGTGGATGCCGACATGAACGAAGAGTCCACCCGCCTCCGCGCTCTGCAGACACAGCAGCAGCTTGGTATCCAGGCACTCTCGATTGCCAACTCGCAGTCGCAGAACATCCTGCAGCTCTTCGGCTAA
- a CDS encoding flagellin — protein sequence MTSLLTNSAAMGALQTLRSINSDMETTQNRISSGMKVQTAGDNAAYWSIATTMRSDNKALSTVQDALGLGAAKVDTAYTGLNAAIEVVDEIKAKLVAASEPGVDKNKIQKEITQLQDQLKSVVGSASFSGENWLSHSADNVAGTKSIVGSFNRDSQNNVSITKLDVDTTATSLIETNASGGYVASGTGLLSNDLRYINASGASAAISGVSVLSLDISAMTAGALSNALSGVDAVLQSMTDAAADLGAVKSRIEMQEDFVANLMDSIDSGIGRLVDADMNEESTRLRALQTQQQLGIQSLSIANSNSQNILQLFQG from the coding sequence ATGACGAGTCTCCTCACCAACAGCGCAGCCATGGGCGCGCTGCAGACGCTGCGCTCCATCAATTCTGACATGGAAACGACGCAGAACCGTATTTCTTCGGGCATGAAGGTTCAGACGGCCGGCGACAATGCCGCCTACTGGTCGATTGCCACGACCATGCGCTCGGACAACAAGGCGCTCTCGACCGTTCAGGATGCACTCGGCCTCGGCGCTGCCAAAGTCGATACCGCATACACGGGTCTGAACGCTGCGATCGAAGTCGTCGACGAAATCAAGGCGAAGCTGGTCGCGGCTTCGGAGCCGGGCGTCGACAAGAACAAGATCCAGAAGGAAATCACGCAGCTTCAGGATCAGCTGAAGAGCGTCGTCGGCTCAGCATCGTTCTCGGGCGAAAACTGGCTGTCGCACAGCGCTGACAACGTCGCCGGCACCAAGTCCATCGTCGGCTCGTTCAACCGCGACTCGCAAAACAACGTCTCCATTACCAAGCTCGATGTAGACACGACCGCGACTTCGCTGATCGAGACCAACGCATCGGGCGGCTACGTCGCTTCCGGCACCGGCCTTCTTTCCAACGATCTGCGCTACATCAACGCTTCGGGCGCTTCCGCTGCGATCTCTGGCGTTTCGGTCCTGTCTCTCGACATTTCCGCCATGACAGCCGGTGCTCTCAGCAACGCACTTTCGGGCGTTGACGCTGTCCTGCAGTCGATGACGGATGCCGCGGCCGACCTCGGTGCTGTCAAGAGCCGCATCGAAATGCAGGAAGACTTCGTCGCCAATCTGATGGACTCCATCGATAGCGGTATCGGCCGTCTCGTCGACGCCGACATGAACGAAGAGTCCACCCGTCTGCGGGCCCTTCAAACGCAGCAGCAGCTCGGCATTCAGTCGCTGTCGATCGCGAACTCGAACTCGCAGAACATCCTGCAGCTCTTCCAGGGCTAA
- a CDS encoding tetratricopeptide repeat protein, translating into MANSKPALGQSGKLKPAEDQLTARMKGAQALLAAVAAKTHGQAARSAFKAAPASKAERKATKKAVELTTEATKALHERRYKTAETLFDQAIALFPSPPHRLLINRLTAASKAANHAYVAEHYPQIRALATTDEEKATVDHIWIDCLVAAGYPDQALELIAAWRNSDVKIWASIQTVAGIIEEDRGNFNKAMAIQEAILARDPNCDVARWHLSLHQMAAGKLPDAFDNYDVRWKISDFPSERRLFDIPRWQGEALEGKKILVWREQGVGDEIRFAGLLTDLVEIGADVTFECTAKLVPLFLPSFPDITVRPVVPAANRTSALYAEFDFETPLGSLPRFLRPSVEALKTKAKPFLKRSPEVENNVREAMNARPDQPVIGLCWRSSLRNLHRDKNYLRAEHIAALKLLGKSGFICLQYDQCADEVALMQELGLPVTQFTSIDQMNDLAGAALLAGACDLVISAGTATAELSAGLGVPTLLFGPEHSRTRLGTDGMPWHPATRYMPTNPDEPIELMKAILFNWEPIATWAEEKSISGRKIDWSQSYPRA; encoded by the coding sequence ATGGCGAACTCCAAGCCTGCCCTTGGCCAAAGCGGCAAATTGAAGCCCGCCGAGGACCAGCTAACGGCCCGAATGAAGGGCGCGCAGGCATTGCTGGCCGCGGTTGCCGCGAAGACCCACGGCCAGGCAGCAAGGTCTGCTTTCAAGGCAGCTCCGGCATCCAAGGCAGAGCGCAAGGCGACGAAAAAGGCGGTCGAGCTTACGACCGAAGCCACGAAGGCACTGCACGAGCGGCGTTACAAAACCGCCGAAACCCTTTTCGATCAGGCTATCGCTCTTTTCCCCTCGCCGCCGCACCGGCTGCTGATCAACAGGCTTACCGCAGCATCCAAGGCCGCCAATCATGCCTATGTCGCGGAGCATTATCCCCAGATACGGGCACTGGCCACGACCGATGAAGAGAAAGCAACGGTCGACCATATCTGGATCGACTGCCTCGTCGCCGCCGGATATCCCGACCAGGCGCTGGAACTGATCGCGGCCTGGCGCAATTCGGACGTGAAGATCTGGGCCTCGATTCAGACGGTCGCAGGAATCATCGAAGAAGATCGCGGGAACTTCAACAAGGCGATGGCGATCCAGGAAGCGATCCTGGCGCGCGATCCGAACTGCGACGTGGCTCGCTGGCACCTCTCCCTTCACCAGATGGCAGCCGGCAAGCTGCCGGATGCCTTCGATAATTACGATGTTCGATGGAAAATCAGCGACTTTCCATCCGAGCGCCGGTTGTTCGACATTCCTCGGTGGCAGGGCGAAGCGCTGGAAGGCAAGAAGATCCTAGTCTGGCGCGAGCAAGGTGTTGGCGACGAGATCCGCTTCGCCGGGCTGCTTACGGACCTCGTCGAAATCGGCGCCGACGTGACATTCGAATGCACGGCCAAGCTGGTCCCGCTGTTCCTTCCGTCCTTTCCGGACATCACTGTTCGACCGGTCGTGCCGGCGGCCAACCGCACCTCTGCGCTCTATGCCGAATTTGATTTCGAGACTCCGCTCGGCTCTCTTCCGCGGTTCCTTCGCCCGTCTGTCGAGGCCTTGAAGACGAAGGCAAAGCCGTTTCTGAAGCGCAGTCCGGAAGTCGAAAACAACGTCCGCGAAGCCATGAATGCGCGACCCGATCAGCCGGTCATCGGTCTTTGTTGGCGCTCGAGCCTTCGCAACCTGCACCGGGACAAGAACTATCTGCGCGCCGAGCACATCGCAGCTCTGAAGCTTCTCGGGAAAAGCGGTTTCATCTGTCTTCAGTACGATCAGTGCGCCGATGAAGTCGCGCTGATGCAGGAATTGGGCCTTCCCGTCACGCAGTTTACCTCCATCGACCAAATGAACGATCTTGCCGGAGCGGCCCTGCTTGCGGGCGCCTGTGACCTCGTCATCTCCGCTGGGACGGCCACCGCCGAGCTTTCCGCTGGCCTGGGCGTACCTACTCTGCTGTTCGGCCCTGAGCACAGCCGAACGCGACTTGGAACCGACGGCATGCCATGGCACCCCGCAACGCGCTACATGCCGACCAATCCCGACGAACCGATCGAACTGATGAAGGCGATCCTGTTCAATTGGGAGCCGATCGCGACTTGGGCAGAAGAGAAGAGCATTTCCGGGCGAAAGATCGACTGGAGCCAGTCCTATCCGCGCGCTTGA